The genomic stretch GTAGCATCATCAAAGCAACTGTTGTTGCAATCGAAAACGGTTACGTTTTAGTTGACGCTGGTCTTAAATCAGAATCTTCTATTCCTGCTGAAGAATTCAAGAACGCTGCTGGCGAACTTGAAGTTGAAGTTGGTCAAGAAGTTGATGTAGCACTAGAATCAATTGAAGACGGTTTCGGTGAAACTCAACTTTCTCGTGAAAAAGCTAAACGCCACGAGTCTTGGATTCAGCTTGAAAAAGCATACGAAGACCAAGAAACTGTTATCGGTGTTATCAACGGTAAAGTTAAAGGTGGTTTCACGGTTGAAGTGAACACAATTCGCGCATTCTTACCAGGTTCTTTAGTAGACGTTCGTCCTGTACGTGACACTACTCACCTTGAAGGCAAAGAGTTAGAGTTCAAAGTAATCAAACTTGACCAAAAACGTAACAACGTAGTTGTTTCACGTCGCGCAGTTATCGAAACTGAAAACAGTGCAGAACGTGAAGAGCTTCTTGCTAACCTTCAAGAAGGTCAAGAAGTTAAAGGTATCGTTAAGAACCTTACTGACTATGGCGCATTCGTTGATCTTGGTGGTGTTGATGGTCTTCTACACATTACTGATATGGCTTGGAAACGCGTTAAGCACCCAAGTGAAATCGTTAATGTTGGCGATGAAATCAACGTTAAAGTTCTTAAATTCGATCGTGAACGTACACGTGTATCTCTAGGTCTTAAGCAATTAGGCGAAGATCCATGGGTAGCTATCGCTAAACGTTACCCAGAAAGCACTAAGCTGACTGGTAAAGTTACGAACCTAACTGACTACGGTTGTTTCGTTGAAATTGAAGAAGGCGTTGAAGGTCTAGTTCACGTTTCTGAAATGGATTGGACTAACAAAAACATTCACCCTTCTAAAGTGGTTAATGTTGGCGATTCTGTTGAAGTTATGGTTCTTGATATCGATGAAGAACGTCGTCGTATCTCTCTAGGTCTTAAGCAATGTATTGCTAATCCTTGGGAAAACTTCTCAACTTCACGTATCAAAGGCGAGCAAGTTACTGGTAAGATCAAATCTATTACAGATTTCGGTATCTTCATCGGTCTTGACGGCGGCATTGACGGTCTAGTTCATCTTTCAGACATCTCTTGGGATGCTACTGGTGAAGAAGCCGTTCGTGACTATAAGAAAGGCGACGAAATCACAGCTGTAGTTCTACAAGTAGACCCAGAGCGTGAACGTATTTCTTTAGGCATCAAGCAAATTGATGAAGACCCGTTCAACGAATACCTAGCTAATAACAAGAAGAATGCTATTGTTAATGGTACAGTTACTTCAGTTGACGCTAAAGGCGCAACAATTGAACTAGCTAAAGGCGTTGAAGGTTACATCCGTGTTGGCGATATCTCTCGCGACCGTATCGAAGATGCAAGCCTAGTATTATCTGAAGGCGAATCACTTGAAGCTAAATACGTAGGTGTTGATCGTAAAAACCGCGTAATCAGCCTTTCAATTAAAGCTAAAGATGAAGCTGACGAGAAAGAAGCAATGGCTAGTGTAAACAGCCAACCGCAAGAGTCTGGTCTTTCTGCTATGGCAGAAGCATTTAAAGCTGCTAAAGGCGAATAATAAGCCTGAGGGGTGTTTATTCACCCCTTATTAGCACGATGTCGATAATATTCTTAATGGAGACTATATGACAAAATCAGAACTAATCGAACGTCTTTGCACTGCAAATTCGCAGCTAGCTACTAAAGATGTTGAATTATCTGTGAAAGCTATACTGGATCAGATGGTAGATACTTTAGCAACTGGCGATCGAATTGAAATTCGCGGTTTTGGAAGTTTTTCTCTACATTACCGTGAACCTCGAATTGGGCGCAATCCTAAATCAGGTGAAAAGGTTGAATTAGAGGGCAAATATGTTCCTCATTTCAAACCTGGTAAGGAACTTAGAGATCGTGTTAACGCTTCGCTATAGTAGTTAATACTTGCTAAAACGACATACTTAGGTGTGTCGTTTTTTTTTACCTTTTTTTTACTATCTTTTAAAATGGTTACTTGTATTTATATAGCCAAAAGGCCCTCACTGTGCTGTTTCTATACTAGCAGAGTGTAGTTGTTTTGGATTTCACCATATATTACTAGCACTTGGTTCATTTATTGGCGATAATCCATGTATATATAATTTATATCACAGAGGACGTCGATGAAATCATTTATCTTTTTTATAATTATCGCTTGTACACTGGCGTTAGCAGCTGCATTTGCTGCGAGTAACGATCAGTTAGTGGATTTTAATTATCTTGTCGCACTCGACGCATTTAAACTATCTTCTCTGCTTATAGGTGCATTTGTCGCTGGATTAGTCATAGCAGGGACATGTATGGCTTTGTTGATGATGAAGTTAAAGCTATCTATATCGAAATTAAAACGTAAATCTAAGCGTCAAGAAACAGAGCTTGAGAAATTACGTATTACTGATATTAAAGGTTAAATTACCGTATGTTCGAACTTTTATTTCTTTTACTTCCTGTTGCCGCTGCGTATGGCTGGTATATGGGTAGAAGAAATGGTCGCTATTTACAACAAGATAAGCAGCATACAATCTCTAGGGAGTATGTGACTGGACTTAACTTTTTATTATCAGACCAACCTGATAAAGCGGTTGATTTATTTATCGATTTACTTGATGTTGATAGTGAAACTATTGATACGCATTTGGCTCTCGGTAATCTATTTCGCCAACGTGGTGAAGTACAACGCGCGATTAAGATTCACCAAAACCTGATTGCTCGCCCGTCATTGACGCATGAACAGCGTAACCTGGCATTATTACAACTTGCGCGAGATTACCTTGCGGCAGGCCTTGTTGATCGCGCCGAAGAATTATTTCTGAAATTGATTGATGAACCTGAACATCGCCAAATTGCATTATCGCAACTCATCATTATTTATGAACAAACCAAAGAATGGGAACAAGCGATAGCAGTCGGTAACAAACTCAAAAAAATGGGTGATGTTAAAATTGATCGTAAAGTTTCCCATTTCTATTGCGCGCTAGCCAAATCTCCAGCGTTACTTAATGAACCCAAGAAACGTTTAACAAGCCTTAAGAAAGCCTTGCAGCATGACAAACTCTGTGTGAGGGCAAGTATTATGCTTGCTGATTTACATATTGAACAAGGTGAATATAAAAAAGCCATCGTTTGGCTTGAACATGTGATGACGCAGGATATTGATTTTGTCACTGAAATATTACAGAAATTGAAAAGTTGCTATGTTGAATTAAATGATGAAGACGGTTTTATTCATTTTCTCAATGACGCACAAAATAATAAAGCTGGTATCAGTGTTGCCATTGAGTTAGCTGATTTCACTGTTAGCAGCGTTGGTTTAGAGCCCGCTGAAAAGTTAATTTTAAATCAAATTGTTCGCACGCCGACGATGAAAGGTTTTTATCATTTAATGCAATACCAAGAGCAGGCAGCGGAAGAGGGTAAAGCAAAAGAAAGCTTAACCATGCTGCGAAACTTAGTTGGTGAGCAACTTAAATTAAAGCCAATTTACCGTTGTCGTAAATGTGGCTTTAGTACCAAAAGCATTTATTGGCATTGTCCATCGTGTAAACGTTGGGGAAGTGTTAAACCAATTCGTGGCTTAGATGGCGAATAACGCGAGCAAGTCAGCCATGTCTTAATGGCAAATAATAACGATTAATAAAAACAAGAATACGATAATGATTAACCGGACCTAGGAAGAGATATGTTGCAAGATAGTAAAGTAGTTGTCGCACTGGATTATGCTGATGAAGCAAGTGCATTGAATTTTGTTGATAAAATCAATCCTAGCCAATGTCGTTTAAAAGTTGGCAAAGAAATGTTTACGTTATTTGGACCTGAGTTCGTGCGTAAATTAGTTGCACGTGATTTTGATGTGTTCTTAGATCTTAAATTTCATGATATTCCAAATACTGTTGCTAAAGCTGTTGCTGCAGCCGCAGAGCTAGGCGTATGGATGGTAAATGTACACGCTTGCGGTGGTAAACGCATGATGGAAGCTGCAAAAGCAGCATTAGTACCTTATGGTGATAAAGCGCCAATTTTGATTGCTGTCACTGTATTAACCAGTATGGAACAAGAAGATCTCGCGCAAATGGGTGTTAATATCACCCCTGCCGAGCAAGTGATTCGTTTAGCTAAGCTAACAAAAGAAAGTGGTTTAGACGGCGTCGTTTGTTCGTCACAAGAAGCGTCAATGCTGAAAGAATCATTAGGTAAATCATTCCAGCTAATTACGCCAGGGATTCGTCCAGCGGGTAGTGCTGCAGGCGATCAACGCCGTATTATGACACCTGTTGAAGCCGTTGCTGCGGGTTCAGATTACTTAGTGATTGGACGACCTATCACGCAAGCTGAATCTCCGATGCAGGTATTAACTGAGATAAATGAAAGTTTAGTGAGCTAAATTGTCTTTTCTCTCAAGTTAAATCGATAAGAGCGCTTAGGCGCTCTTTTTTTTGTTTAGATACACAAAGAGAGGCGAGATGATAAAACCTGTCACCAGGCCATATAGATGCGCTTCTGTGAGTACTTTAGCTGCAATCAACTGACTCATTTCTGCGGAGCTATCAAACAGTTGCTCATGGATCACTTTAGCTGCAGTGCCAATAATTAATACATAACCTGAATAGTATTTCTTACTCACATCGATGATTGCCCCGATAATAATAATGCCGTGTAAAACTCCTGATAAGCCCACATACAAATGCGTACTTGGTGACAGCCATAATATGCCAATACCGACACCAGCGGATAAGCATAAAATCATGCTCGTGTACGCGATGCTACTATAATAGCGATAATGTAAGCCTGCCATGACAGTCAACGCGCTTAAATTTAATAACAGGTGATAAATATTGGTGTGATTAAAATTACCACTGATGATGCGCCAGTATTCACCTCCTATTATCAATTCCCTGTTATAATCCCACACGGTCATATTATCGGCAGAAATCGCGAATATAATGAGGCATAATAGCCCTAGGCTTAGCCAATTTATCCACCGATGTTGAATTAGCATATTTTATTAATCCATAATGTTTAGGTTTGTCGTGAGTAAGAGAAAAAAATGTCCGCTATGTGACAAAGCATTACCCGCTTGTATCTGTCAGCATATAACAGCAATTGATTCTGATATTGAACTAATTATATTACAACACCCTAGTGAAGTGAAAAATGCGATTGGTACTGCCCGTATTCTCAATCTTTCATTGCCACAATGTCAAATTATAATTGGTGAAAATTTTACTGAGGATAGCATGTTAAATACGCTATTAAATGATCCTATAAGACAGTGTTTTTTACTTTATCCAAGTGATGACAGCGTCACTGCAGATTCTTTGGTTAATGATAAGCACGGCGACATTGCAACAAATGTTGAAAAGATGAAATCGACAGTGAATATGAAACGTACTTTTATTTTACTTGATGGTACGTGGCGAAAAGCATTTAAAATGTATCAATCTTCACGTAATTTACAGTCAATACCTGCAGTTCGAATAGATGCGCAGCAAGCAAGTCAATATACAATAAGACAAACTAAGATCGAAGGTGGGCTATCGACTGTTGAAGCAGGATTTTTATTACTCTCAACGTTAGAGCAAGATGCTAAGAAGTATCAACCCCTGATGAGTGCATTTGAATATATGATTAATTTTCAAATAGCCCAAATGCCTGATGGATTATTTAACAAAAATTATAGATAGCGAAAATAAAGCATTTATTAATATTGGATTTAATATGTCACAACAAGCAATGATTGAAGCAATTAATACCGAGATGCCATTTGGTAAGTATCGAGGGCGACTATTACTTGAATTACCTGAACCTTATTTAGTGTGGTTCCACAGTAATGGTTTTCCAGATTCTAAGTTAGGGCAACAGCTTGCACTTATCTATGAAGTTAAGCTAAATGGATTGGAATCAATGCTCGTACCGTTATTAAAAAGGCAGTCGCGCATTTTGGACCGTGAAGGGAAATAGAGTGGATAGCCAAGGTAATAAGGTAAGTAGGTCAAGTATCAGATTGGTTCCGATACTTGACACTGTAAAATCGAAATATCAGCATTAGCAGGTTACGAATGTTAATGCTTTAACGGCTTAATTAGCGTTACGCTTGTTGCGCGATAAAGTCTGAGCCTAATTTATTCGATATTAGGGTTGTTAATAATAGCGTCTGTTGTTCTGTGCGAGGGACTGCTGGTAATTGTCCCCAGATTGGTTTTGGCCAGCACGCATCTTCTTTAAAACGGGCAACATGATGGATATGTAATTGTGGCACCATATTACCTAAGGCTGCAATATTGATTTTGTCAGCGTTTAATCCGTCTTTTAATAATATACTGACAGCGTTAGATTCAGATAAAAATTGAATTTGTTGTTCGTTAGTCAACTCATGAAATTCGCTGATATCATTGATTTTAGGTACTAAGATTAACCACGGAAAGTTACCATCTTTAGCTAATAAAACTTGGCATAGCGGAAACTCTCCAACAAGAGTTGTATCTGCAGCAAGTTGTGGATGTAATATAAATTGTGTCACAAAGATCCCTCTAGATTAAGAATTCTTCAATTGTGCCTTTTGCATTCATCACTTCTTGAAGTGGTAAAGGCATACGACCTTGGCCTGTCCATGTTTTAGCATCGCCATTCAGGTCATAAGCATATTTTGCAGGACGAGGGCCACGTTTTGTTTTCGTTTTTGTTTTTTCAGACGTTGTATCTGTTAAACCCATTAATTCTTCAGGGCTAATGCCGTTTTCTTTAAGCTGTAATAAAATCTCATTCATCTTAGCTTGTTTTTCTTGCTGCTTTTCTAAGTCCGCGGCCTCAGCTTCTTTGCGATCATTTACAATGGCAGTAAATTTAATTAAAACATCTTCAAGTTGTTCAACACTTAATTCTTTTGTTGCAGCGCGCAGGCTGCGAGCATTTAAAAATACTTTAATAAAATCATTCATAATTAATACCTAAATTGAGACAGAGGGTGAGTAACTCTTAATTAGTCTA from Moritella marina ATCC 15381 encodes the following:
- the rpsA gene encoding 30S ribosomal protein S1, yielding MNESFALLFEESLQELAAPGSIIKATVVAIENGYVLVDAGLKSESSIPAEEFKNAAGELEVEVGQEVDVALESIEDGFGETQLSREKAKRHESWIQLEKAYEDQETVIGVINGKVKGGFTVEVNTIRAFLPGSLVDVRPVRDTTHLEGKELEFKVIKLDQKRNNVVVSRRAVIETENSAEREELLANLQEGQEVKGIVKNLTDYGAFVDLGGVDGLLHITDMAWKRVKHPSEIVNVGDEINVKVLKFDRERTRVSLGLKQLGEDPWVAIAKRYPESTKLTGKVTNLTDYGCFVEIEEGVEGLVHVSEMDWTNKNIHPSKVVNVGDSVEVMVLDIDEERRRISLGLKQCIANPWENFSTSRIKGEQVTGKIKSITDFGIFIGLDGGIDGLVHLSDISWDATGEEAVRDYKKGDEITAVVLQVDPERERISLGIKQIDEDPFNEYLANNKKNAIVNGTVTSVDAKGATIELAKGVEGYIRVGDISRDRIEDASLVLSEGESLEAKYVGVDRKNRVISLSIKAKDEADEKEAMASVNSQPQESGLSAMAEAFKAAKGE
- the ihfB gene encoding integration host factor subunit beta yields the protein MTKSELIERLCTANSQLATKDVELSVKAILDQMVDTLATGDRIEIRGFGSFSLHYREPRIGRNPKSGEKVELEGKYVPHFKPGKELRDRVNASL
- a CDS encoding LapA family protein is translated as MKSFIFFIIIACTLALAAAFAASNDQLVDFNYLVALDAFKLSSLLIGAFVAGLVIAGTCMALLMMKLKLSISKLKRKSKRQETELEKLRITDIKG
- the lapB gene encoding lipopolysaccharide assembly protein LapB → MFELLFLLLPVAAAYGWYMGRRNGRYLQQDKQHTISREYVTGLNFLLSDQPDKAVDLFIDLLDVDSETIDTHLALGNLFRQRGEVQRAIKIHQNLIARPSLTHEQRNLALLQLARDYLAAGLVDRAEELFLKLIDEPEHRQIALSQLIIIYEQTKEWEQAIAVGNKLKKMGDVKIDRKVSHFYCALAKSPALLNEPKKRLTSLKKALQHDKLCVRASIMLADLHIEQGEYKKAIVWLEHVMTQDIDFVTEILQKLKSCYVELNDEDGFIHFLNDAQNNKAGISVAIELADFTVSSVGLEPAEKLILNQIVRTPTMKGFYHLMQYQEQAAEEGKAKESLTMLRNLVGEQLKLKPIYRCRKCGFSTKSIYWHCPSCKRWGSVKPIRGLDGE
- the pyrF gene encoding orotidine-5'-phosphate decarboxylase, coding for MLQDSKVVVALDYADEASALNFVDKINPSQCRLKVGKEMFTLFGPEFVRKLVARDFDVFLDLKFHDIPNTVAKAVAAAAELGVWMVNVHACGGKRMMEAAKAALVPYGDKAPILIAVTVLTSMEQEDLAQMGVNITPAEQVIRLAKLTKESGLDGVVCSSQEASMLKESLGKSFQLITPGIRPAGSAAGDQRRIMTPVEAVAAGSDYLVIGRPITQAESPMQVLTEINESLVS
- the rrtA gene encoding rhombosortase, coding for MLIQHRWINWLSLGLLCLIIFAISADNMTVWDYNRELIIGGEYWRIISGNFNHTNIYHLLLNLSALTVMAGLHYRYYSSIAYTSMILCLSAGVGIGILWLSPSTHLYVGLSGVLHGIIIIGAIIDVSKKYYSGYVLIIGTAAKVIHEQLFDSSAEMSQLIAAKVLTEAHLYGLVTGFIISPLFVYLNKKKSA
- a CDS encoding tRNA-uridine aminocarboxypropyltransferase, translated to MSKRKKCPLCDKALPACICQHITAIDSDIELIILQHPSEVKNAIGTARILNLSLPQCQIIIGENFTEDSMLNTLLNDPIRQCFLLYPSDDSVTADSLVNDKHGDIATNVEKMKSTVNMKRTFILLDGTWRKAFKMYQSSRNLQSIPAVRIDAQQASQYTIRQTKIEGGLSTVEAGFLLLSTLEQDAKKYQPLMSAFEYMINFQIAQMPDGLFNKNYR
- a CDS encoding DUF3820 family protein — protein: MSQQAMIEAINTEMPFGKYRGRLLLELPEPYLVWFHSNGFPDSKLGQQLALIYEVKLNGLESMLVPLLKRQSRILDREGK
- a CDS encoding HIT domain-containing protein; its protein translation is MTQFILHPQLAADTTLVGEFPLCQVLLAKDGNFPWLILVPKINDISEFHELTNEQQIQFLSESNAVSILLKDGLNADKINIAALGNMVPQLHIHHVARFKEDACWPKPIWGQLPAVPRTEQQTLLLTTLISNKLGSDFIAQQA
- a CDS encoding H-NS family nucleoid-associated regulatory protein — protein: MNDFIKVFLNARSLRAATKELSVEQLEDVLIKFTAIVNDRKEAEAADLEKQQEKQAKMNEILLQLKENGISPEELMGLTDTTSEKTKTKTKRGPRPAKYAYDLNGDAKTWTGQGRMPLPLQEVMNAKGTIEEFLI